TAGCTTCATAATTTTATATCTTCACTTATTTACACATTAATCAGTAACTCTTTATCATAGCCATTGTATTTTTCATCAATATAGCCATGAGGATTGCAGATAACGTCTGTTTTTTCAATACTGTATCTGCATGGTGTATGAATGTGTCCATGAATCCAGTATAAAGGTTGATGTTCAGTAATCATCTCTTCAAGATTGGAAGCATAAGCAGAGGTTAACGGATCATTCTTGTAATGTTCCGGCACCGATTGAATACTTGGTGCATGATGAGTAACTACTATATTTTTAAATTCCTTTGAATTTTTAAGACTTTCTTCTAACCATACTTTTAAAAACTGATGGATCTTAAAAGTATCCATAGTTCTCATTTTTGAATAAGATGGATCTCTTCTGATCTTTTTATAGTCATTCATTTTGGGCTGACAAAGCATTCCATATTTTACAGGATTCCCAAAGATGGAAAAATCAGTCCATAAGGTAGCACCATGAAAACGAATACCATCAATGTCTACAGAAGAATTTTCGAGTACAAAAATATTTGAATTCTGAGAAGCATCTTTAATTTTGTTCAGCGTTTTAGGATATGAGCCTTTATAATATTCGTGATTTCCAAGAACATAGATTACAGTCTTATTGGCTATTTTATCTTTAATCCACTCAATTCCCTTGGTTCCCAAATTAATATCACCAGCCAAAACAACTACATCTGCATGATCAAAACATAATTCTGTCTGCCCAAATTCCTGATGAAGATCGCTAATGATTTGTATTTTCATGATGTAAAAATAGTAAAAAGGCAAAAAGACTAGGAAGAAAAAGCTAAGTGGTAAATGAATATCTTATTTCTTTGCAGTTTCATAATTTCATAATTTATTCTATCAAAAAAAAGGAACCGACACCTAAGCACCGATTCCTTATCATATAGTTTGTGTAATTTTAAGGCCGCCTATTATGAAACGGCAATTTCTGTCTGCTTCACTTTTAAGCTTTTTACTATAAAATAGAATAACATTCCGAGCGCTACAAGAGCGTAACCTATCAAAATAATAAGGTTTAGACTTCCAACTGAAAATTCCGAAAGAAAGATCTGGCTCATTAACGTCATGAAAGACAAACCGATCCCTGCACCCAGGAAGTAACTTGTAGAACTCAAACTTGATGCCAATCCGTAGCTGGAAGGTTCAACATCCTGAATTCCCATTACTGAAAGGGCTGTAAAGCAGAATGTCATTCCAACTCCTGATATACATGCAGATCCCAGTAAAACTACAGTCAATGGATGTCCTGTATAGACCGATATTAGTAAAAGTAATCCACCCATCAACATAAAAGACCATCCAAAAATTCCCATTTGGGTTGAGTTCAGTCGTTTTGAGACATGAGGCAAAATAAACTTAGCCGTTAGGGCAGATATAATACTAAATGGGACAAGCATCAATCCCGCGGAAGCAGCACTATATCCCATATCTTTCTGAAGCATTAATGAAATCAGGAATAGAAACCCAATGAAAAACGCTCCCAGCGTAAAAAATACTGCGTTAGAAACCACCAATGAACCGTGCTTAAATAATTTCAGGTCAAATAATGGTTCTGCAACGGATTTTAATCTATAAAACACCATTACTAAAAGCAATACCGCAGCCACCAATGAACCGATTACAAGGAAAGGTTGTTCTTTGATATGAACCAATTCATGGGTTCCATAGGTAAGGCTCAATAATCCAACCACCATTAATATCCCAGAGATAATATCTGTTTTCTTAGCGGTCTCATTTTTCTCATCCGTTGGCAAGTAATAGTAGGATAAGATCAATGTAATTAAAAGAATTGGTACATTAATAAGAAAAACCCAGTGCCAGCTTAGATAAGTACTGATAATTCCACCTACAGAAAGACCACTTCCCGACCCAATGGCCGCAAAGGAACTGAAAACTCCTATCGCACGGTTTCTTTCCTGCTCTTCCCTGAATGTATTGGTAACAATAGACAATGCCGATGGCATTACCAATGCTGCGCCTAATCCTTGCAAGGCTCTAAATAAGGCCAGCATTTCAAAGCTTGAGGACAACCCCGCCCCTAACGAGGTCAGCATAAAGATGAATGCACCCAATAAAAACATTTTCTTTCTTCCTATTTGATCGGAAAGCTTTCCACCAATAATTAGAAAGCCTCCAAAAAAGAGTACATACAGGGTCTGTAACCATTGTACCGTACCTGCATCAATATTGAACTGTTCCTGAATAGAAGGAATTGTTAAATTAATAATGGCAATATCCAAAGCTTCCACAAAAGTTCCTACTGATGCTAAAATTAATATTATATTCTTCCTTGTATCCATATATTCAAATTTCCTGCAAAATTAAAATTAACAGAACATATGTAAAAATTTTATGTTAAATTTGGAACAATGTTAAAAATAACAAGAATACAATAGAACAAAATATCTGAAATAATAAAATAAAACATACAAAACAGAACAAATGGCAACAGAAAATTATATTCCGGACGAGAAAGATCTCTCTATTCTTCGAATTCTTCAGAAAGATGCCAAGATGAGCGTTCGTGACATTTCAGCAAGAATCAACCTCAGCCCGACTCCTACCCACGAGCGTATTAAGCGTATGGAAAAACAGGGAATCATTAAGGAATACACCGCTGTAGTAGACCGCAAAAAGGTAAACAAGGGAATGATGGTTATCTGCATGATCGCATTGAACGTTCACAATAAAAAAACTGCTGGAAAGTTTATCGAAGAAGTAGGCAAACTGAAAGAAGTTGTTGAGTTCTATAACATCAGCGGAGATTTTGATTTTATGCTAAAAATCCTGGCTCCCAACATGGATGAATTCCATGAGTTCTTCATCAATAAACTATCGGAAATAGAAGGCATTGGCCAGACAAAAAGTATTTTTGTAATGAGCAGCATCAAGGAAAGCGCCCAGATTGTATAAGCCTTAATATCAGCAGTTTTCAGTTTTCAGCTTCAATATTACAACTGTATTAAAGCAGAGGCAACATCTATTATTTCACCTTTTTCACAACTCACCACTGCATTACATCAAATAAAAACAAGAAGCTAATAATCAAATAATTAAAATAAAAACTACAGGCGTGTTGTAGCCGTGTAGTAGGTTATTTTTTGGAAATATTCATCATTATTAAATAGGTTTGCAGCACTAGAAATACAAAACCAAAATAATATTATAGAGTCAAACTCATATTTTAAAATTTAGGAATTATTTCTAAGAACATCCTCCTTTACACCATTTGAATTTAAACCTTATAAAACATGAATAATGAAATCAGGAGATTGGAGATTTTTTTAAACATTAAACAAATATTACCAACAACACAAACTGAAAAAAAGAGGCCTATATCAACACAAGACTTTATGATGAACCAATATCTGCAGGCCACTTAAGCCAAGGACATTACATCTACATTATTTGTTTAATTATAAGAGATCGTGCTTTCAAAGTTGCAATCTCTTATTTTTTTACCAAAATGAATATTTAACACCTCAAATCCACATCACTTTCATTCATAAAAAAGCAGTGGTATAAATCTATACTACTGCTTTAATACCCATTATACATTTATATAAACCAGGATTCCCGGAATATTTTATATTGGACTATTTCCAGTAATTCCAAACTACTCCATCAAATATGGCCAATGTTTTACTGGTCGTGTCATAGCACATCATCCCCGGGTATGGACTCTTTACATTAACATGAGGAGTTGCAATTTGAGGAAGAACCATTGCTTTATCAGTAGATTCCAATACCAAAACCCCATCTGCAGTGCTGGATGAAGCTCCAATAATAACACCTTTTCCCTCTTCTACAGAATTATTAGCAACAACAGCTGATGAGTTTCCAGCGTCAGACAAAGGCTTCCAAACATCATTTTCGTATACCTTAATCTTATTGTCTGTCACATCAAACACAAACGTCCCATTAACAAGGGTTCCGGTAGGCAATCCAGAAGTAGCAGGAAGAATTAATCCCTTTGTGTTTCCGGATGCATTATTAAAATCCAGAACTGTACTGGCTCCGTCTACTACTTGTTTTCCTATTGCTACCTGAGCAATTGATACATTAAAAACAACAAGAGCAGCAGCTATGCTTATATTTTTTATATTTTTCATATTATCTTACTGGTTTAGATTAATCATTACAGCTTCTTTCTACACACTTCCATTGGCTACCGTTATAAAGCTTCACACATTTATCCTGAATATCATACAACAACATTCCTTCTTTCGGATCAGCAATAGCATCCCCAATTTGTGGTGTCTGGCTCACATGCTGTACTCTTGTAATTACAAAACCTTTATTTTTTGCTTCCATGGCAAGAAAACCATTAGGAACATTTTCAGGCCACGCATTTGCTTTCTGCTGTACTGTAATTCCGAATTTGGTAAAACCATCAGGCGTTCCGGCAGCACCTAATTTTGTACAGAATGAGTCTAGTTCGTTAATAATTGCGGGAGCGTTGCCACACTCGTCTTTATCATTTGACAAACCACTTGGCCACAAAGAAGGACAGGTGGCTGATGTAGCATTAGGACCACAGAAACTTGACCCTCCGGCGCCAAGCCCAACAACAGATGACATAGCAATTGTTACGATCTGATTATCATCACTGATTACCGCAGTATCTCCTCCTCCACTTACCTCTGCCTTTGCAATACAATAAGCCTTAGCATTAGGAGCACCTACATATTTGACAGATGGATACGTCTTTGACTGCTGAGTAAAGGTTCCACATATCTCCACAGCACTCCAGCTTCCCATTTCAATCATAGAGGTACCGGGATAAAGTCCTCCAAAACTCGGATCTCCCTGAATAACGGATCCTGTAAGTGAAAGAAATGATTTTGTCCCCAACTTGACCTTTGAACTTACCTGAGTACCAAATGTCCCAATTGTAATGGAACCATTAGACCTAACACTTGCTCCGTCATTAATTTCCAGGATTCCCATAACCTGAACACCTGAGACCTGAAACTGACCGGACTGAACAATAAGAGTAGCTCCATTAGGAATGTTAACTCCGCTTGCAATTGTATAGTTTCCATTAATACAGTATGTGTTTCCGCTTGTCATAATCTGTCCGGTATAAGGTATGCATTGGGCATTTACCACGCCGTAAAAAACCGTCATTAACAAGAAAATGATTTTCTTGTTAATGACGAATAAATTTAATTTTTTCATATGTATTTAAGTTAAATTAACAGATTATTAATAATTTAATGTTAATTATATAACATTTCCACATCACCGCAAGCCTAGTAAACAATTAACATACCAAACTTCATCTAACCGCTAAATATCAATACAACATTGCATATAAATTAATATTTATTAAATAATATTTTTTTATAATATCAAATTTCAAACAAATATTAAAAATCAAAAAACACCACCATACTCATACAAAATCAACAATTATTTAATATATATTCTCATATTATTTAAAATTTTAACATTATCATGATTATTATTAATTTATTTACAATAAAAAAATAATTTAATATTTATGAATTTTATTAAAAAACAAAATTACAAGTATTTTATTCACACTTATCAAGAATAACATTCAACACATTACCCATACAACACCGATAATTTTAAACTATATATACTTTTTACAATTTTAAAAATCAAAACAATAGATAATCTACATCACTGCTTGCACTAAAAATTAACATTAAAAAGCGTAAATTTGCAGCATGAATAACGAGACCATTTGTGCGCTGGCTACGGCTAATGGAATAGGTGCTTTAGGCATTATCAGGGTATCAGGAGACAATGCATTACCCATAGTTCAAAAGAGTTTTCCCGGAAAAAAACTGGAAAAACAGAAATCCCATACCATTCACTATGGATATTTTATGGATGGAGAGGAAGCTATTGACGAAATCATGCTTTCTATTTTTTTGGCTCCAAAAAGCTTCACTACAGAAAATTCTGTGGAGATTGCTTTTCATGGTTCACCACACATTGGAAAACGTATTCTTGAAACACTTATTAAAAACGGAGCAAGAATGGCTAAGGCAGGAGAATTCACTCTTCGCGCCTTTATTAATGGCAGAATTGACCTTTCCCAGGCAGAAGCTATTGCCGATGTTATTGCCTCTGAGAATGAAGCATCCAGAAAGGTAGCAATCAATCAGCTAAAAGGTGGAATTACCAATGAAATATCGCTATTAAGAACCGATCTGCTCAATTTTGTTTCTTTAATTGAATTAGAATTAGACTTTGCGGAAGAAGATGTAGAGTTTGCAGACAGAACTGCTTTGAGTGGATTACTAGACAAAATAGAACTAAAATTAAATTCCCTTATCGAAAGCTTCCAGTACGGAAATGCTATTAAAAACGGAACTGCTGTAGCCATCATTGGAAAGCCTAATGCCGGAAAATCTACTCTTCTGAATTCTCTCCTGAAAGAAGAAAGAGCGATTGTAAGCAATATTGCAGGAACAACGAGAGATACGATTGAGGAGATTCTTCATATCAAAGGCCACGCTTTCCGCCTGATTGACACCGCAGGACTTCGCGAAACAGTGGATGAAATAGAAGCTATCGGAGTAAAAAAAGCTAAAGAAAAGGTGGAAAACGCCAATATTCTTGTTTATCTGGCAGACGCCGCAACTGAAGACTTTTCAGAAGACATTGAAATGATTCAGTCTCTTTTGAGAGAAGATCTGAAGTTGATTATCTGTGCAACAAAAATTGATGAAGTCACTCCTACCAAATACGAAGCGGTAGAAGATATCTTCAGAAATACCATTTCTCAAGAGTTTGATTTCATTAAGATTTCAGCGGTTGAGAACCAAAACATCCAGGATTTGAAAAATGAACTTTCATCATATGTTGAGCATTTAAAATCCGAGGAAAACAATGTCGTGATTACCAACCAACGTCATTTTGAAGCTTTACAGAAGTCACTGGACGCCGTAAACAAGGTAAAGGAAGCTATTTCTTTCCAAATTTCCACAGAGCTTCTGGCTTACGAACTGAGAAATGCATTAGAACACCTTGGCGAGATTTCCGGTGAAGTTACAAATGATGAAGTATTGGGGAATATTTTTTCTAAATTCTGTATCGGTAAATAGAACACGTAAACAACTTATAAAAAATAGTTGCAAGTTTTTGTTTTCAAAATTTAAAATAACATAATTTATTGTATTTTATCATCATTTTCGGGAACAAATGTCTTGAATCTATTCATAAAATTATCATATCCGATCCAGTCATAGTCAGGCTTAGATTCATAATAATTCTTTTTGATGTCTTCCATTTGTTCAATAGTAGTATATAGGAAACCATCTTTAGAGTTAAATGTACGTTGTTTTTGATCTTTTGGTGAAATAAAGAAGTCGTTATGTTGTAAATTAATATTTTGGGACCACACTAATAGATTTACAGCATACGTCTTATTAAAGTGATTAACTTCGACAAAAAGTTTAATATTGTAATATAATAAAATTTCAAACCAAATATTTCTGGTTATTTAATGTGTACTATTGAAAATTAATGGAAAAGTTTATCGAATTTTAGAAATGTTTCTAATAATCAATTTCTAAAATAGAATATTAATGATACTGACTATATTTATTTATAATAAGAGCAGCCAGCACTTGAATAAAGTAATTTTTGTAATGTTCAAAAAAAATTGGAAATCGAATTATTCACATTTTTAAATAACTTATTGATATAAAGAACCTATATGCTGAAGCACAACAGATATATCTCCGATACACCAGATTACTTCAACTCTTTGAAGACCAACAATTAAAAACAAAATAAGACAGCCAACCTAAGTTGAATATAACTGGTTGTAATACTATTATTTTTTAGATAAATTTTTAAACCAAAGATCCAGGTCTTCTTCAGCAGGAATGTTCAACTTAATCCGTAAATTCTGTCGCCTATTTCTTACAGTATTTATTGATCTGAAAGTATATAAGGCAATATCTTTTGTTGTAAATCCTAAAAAAAAGTAAGCACACAATCTTAATTCAGAAACCCTTAGTTTACAATCTTTAGCAAGTAACTCGCTTACTACTTCAGGATAAACTTCTTGAAAACGGATAAAAAAACCCGGACTATTATTTTTTGCTAAAGTAAATACCTCCTCAAAGGATTCATTAACCATTTTCTCCATTTTCTTTGTATCTTCTTCATACCGTACAGTAAGTTCTTCTTTTTCTCGAATAAACATCTGTTCTTTTTGCAAAGCTTTTTTTTCTACATGCTGTAATTTTCTACTCTTTATTCTTCTTTCCAACATTAAGACTGCAATAAATAAAATAATAATGCCTGCCATCAATAAAATCCAATAGTAATTTTTTTTATTCTCTTTTGCTAATTCTTCTTTCTGGTTAGATAGAATTAAATTGACTGCTGCTTGTAAATCTTTCCTTTTTAAATTTTGCCCCTCCTCTATCGCTTTCTTATATTCTTCCATATAAAGCTTTTGTCCTTTCTCATTTCCTTTAATAGCATACAGTTCTGAAAGATTTTTGCTTATTTCTGAAGTGTAATCAAAATCCCTAACCTCAAAAGCTTTAATATCTTCTAAAGCCTTTATATAATAATCGATGGCTTTATTAGTATCCCCAATTGTTTTATAGTAATCTCCAAAACTTTTGAGGCTCATATATTCGTATTCAATTCCTTTTCGTATAATTTTGTAAGCTTTTTGAAAATAATAATAAGCTGAGTCTTTCTTTTTACTTTGCAGGCATATCTCCCCTTTAACCTGATAGATATTATAAAGTTCAGATGTCTTTTCCACTTTTGAAAGATCTTCTTGTACTTTAAGAGCCTTATTAATATAAATTAATGCTACCTTATACTTTTTTTGATTATAATAATTATAAGCAATCCGAGCATTAATTCTTGAATCTAATTGCTTAAAGTCTCTAGTATCTTGTTTTGGAATAGTCTTTAAAATATCAAAATACTCATTCAGTTCCTGATCAAATAATCCAAGCTTACCAAAGTTATCAGCCTTAAACTCTTTGAAATGTTGATATAAAATCACATCATCCTTAACTATAGAAAATTTAAGTCCTTTATCTAAGTATAGCAGGCTTTTGTCATAAATTCTCATATAGTTGAGTCCCCTCGCCAAAATTAAATATGATTTTGCAGTAAGTTTTGGATCATTTAGTTTTTCCGCCAATAAACTTGCCTCTTTTGCATATTCTAAAGATTTCAAATCATCTTTAAACATATAGGCATCGGATTTCCTGAACAAATCATTTACATGCTCAATATCAACTTGTTTTGTCTGTGAAAGTAAAACAAATGGGATGCAAATAAATAGATAAAGTAATTTCACCCTTTCCATAGTAAAAATATTCACATAATATAAAAAGAGTTTTTAAATTATTTTTTATTTTTTTAAATATTTTTTATCTTTAATTGAATTTTATAATTTTTATTTTTTTTAAAACACTTATTAATAGAACTATTTTTAGCATGTTCTAAATAAATAGTATTACTCCGAGCAAGTAATCTTCGTAGAATTCTTAAGCTTTCTAAAATTGAGCATTATTCAATTCATCTGCACAAAACTACAATCGGCAAGCTTCTTCTTTTGTAAATTTGGTTATCCCTATAGAATATTTTCATATTATAACGTTTTTGAGCACGTATATCAATTTGATTAATAACAGGCAATCTTTCTGTTAACCTCTATTAAATTATTGGATGAAAACTTAAAAAATGGAAAGTTTGATGCTGGTAATGGTAGCAAAGTATATTCTCCCAACGTCCTCCCTTTTAGAATCAATATGATAAGTTATTGCTACTGTTAAAATAGGAATCGAAAGATCTTAACAAATATTCTGATGGTATCTCGCTCAAAAGATTACTCGTCCCATCTTTTGGTTGGTCAAAAAGTTAGATATCCTGACCTTGAGGTTCTTCTTTCTTTACATACACGAGAAATATTTATATATTTAAAGGACGGGAAAATCATCTTTTGTACCGGCTGATCCTTGGAATCTTTTAATAATTAAATTTTTCAACCGTTCCTGATTCTGATCTCCCCACTGACCTAATGCTCCAATAACAGGAATCAAACTCTCACCAAATTCTGTAAGGGAATATTCTACCTTTGGTGGAACAACTGGATAAATAATCTTTGAAACAAGTTCATGTTCTTCTAATTCCTTCAACTGGACATTCAAAACCCTGCGTGAAGCATCCGGTATTTTACGCTGCAATTCACTTGGTCTCTTATACCCCTCATTAATAAACCAAAGCAAACGGATCTTCCATTTACCATACAACACCTCACCTATCAGATCCAGTCCGCAGTTCAGGTTAGGTATAATTTTTCTTTCATACATACTGCAAAAATAAATGTATGTTCTTATTTAGGCAATAGGGGAATAATTTATCCCTATATGATTAGTAATGCCGTACTTGTGTAAACTGTTTTTATAGACCAATTTTGCCCTATAAA
This genomic interval from Chryseobacterium joostei contains the following:
- a CDS encoding MFS transporter: MDTRKNIILILASVGTFVEALDIAIINLTIPSIQEQFNIDAGTVQWLQTLYVLFFGGFLIIGGKLSDQIGRKKMFLLGAFIFMLTSLGAGLSSSFEMLALFRALQGLGAALVMPSALSIVTNTFREEQERNRAIGVFSSFAAIGSGSGLSVGGIISTYLSWHWVFLINVPILLITLILSYYYLPTDEKNETAKKTDIISGILMVVGLLSLTYGTHELVHIKEQPFLVIGSLVAAVLLLVMVFYRLKSVAEPLFDLKLFKHGSLVVSNAVFFTLGAFFIGFLFLISLMLQKDMGYSAASAGLMLVPFSIISALTAKFILPHVSKRLNSTQMGIFGWSFMLMGGLLLLISVYTGHPLTVVLLGSACISGVGMTFCFTALSVMGIQDVEPSSYGLASSLSSTSYFLGAGIGLSFMTLMSQIFLSEFSVGSLNLIILIGYALVALGMLFYFIVKSLKVKQTEIAVS
- a CDS encoding helix-turn-helix domain-containing protein, with translation MERVKLLYLFICIPFVLLSQTKQVDIEHVNDLFRKSDAYMFKDDLKSLEYAKEASLLAEKLNDPKLTAKSYLILARGLNYMRIYDKSLLYLDKGLKFSIVKDDVILYQHFKEFKADNFGKLGLFDQELNEYFDILKTIPKQDTRDFKQLDSRINARIAYNYYNQKKYKVALIYINKALKVQEDLSKVEKTSELYNIYQVKGEICLQSKKKDSAYYYFQKAYKIIRKGIEYEYMSLKSFGDYYKTIGDTNKAIDYYIKALEDIKAFEVRDFDYTSEISKNLSELYAIKGNEKGQKLYMEEYKKAIEEGQNLKRKDLQAAVNLILSNQKEELAKENKKNYYWILLMAGIIILFIAVLMLERRIKSRKLQHVEKKALQKEQMFIREKEELTVRYEEDTKKMEKMVNESFEEVFTLAKNNSPGFFIRFQEVYPEVVSELLAKDCKLRVSELRLCAYFFLGFTTKDIALYTFRSINTVRNRRQNLRIKLNIPAEEDLDLWFKNLSKK
- a CDS encoding metallophosphoesterase, with the translated sequence MKIQIISDLHQEFGQTELCFDHADVVVLAGDINLGTKGIEWIKDKIANKTVIYVLGNHEYYKGSYPKTLNKIKDASQNSNIFVLENSSVDIDGIRFHGATLWTDFSIFGNPVKYGMLCQPKMNDYKKIRRDPSYSKMRTMDTFKIHQFLKVWLEESLKNSKEFKNIVVTHHAPSIQSVPEHYKNDPLTSAYASNLEEMITEHQPLYWIHGHIHTPCRYSIEKTDVICNPHGYIDEKYNGYDKELLINV
- a CDS encoding Lrp/AsnC family transcriptional regulator; the encoded protein is MATENYIPDEKDLSILRILQKDAKMSVRDISARINLSPTPTHERIKRMEKQGIIKEYTAVVDRKKVNKGMMVICMIALNVHNKKTAGKFIEEVGKLKEVVEFYNISGDFDFMLKILAPNMDEFHEFFINKLSEIEGIGQTKSIFVMSSIKESAQIV
- a CDS encoding winged helix-turn-helix transcriptional regulator; protein product: MYERKIIPNLNCGLDLIGEVLYGKWKIRLLWFINEGYKRPSELQRKIPDASRRVLNVQLKELEEHELVSKIIYPVVPPKVEYSLTEFGESLIPVIGALGQWGDQNQERLKNLIIKRFQGSAGTKDDFPVL
- the mnmE gene encoding tRNA uridine-5-carboxymethylaminomethyl(34) synthesis GTPase MnmE, producing the protein MNNETICALATANGIGALGIIRVSGDNALPIVQKSFPGKKLEKQKSHTIHYGYFMDGEEAIDEIMLSIFLAPKSFTTENSVEIAFHGSPHIGKRILETLIKNGARMAKAGEFTLRAFINGRIDLSQAEAIADVIASENEASRKVAINQLKGGITNEISLLRTDLLNFVSLIELELDFAEEDVEFADRTALSGLLDKIELKLNSLIESFQYGNAIKNGTAVAIIGKPNAGKSTLLNSLLKEERAIVSNIAGTTRDTIEEILHIKGHAFRLIDTAGLRETVDEIEAIGVKKAKEKVENANILVYLADAATEDFSEDIEMIQSLLREDLKLIICATKIDEVTPTKYEAVEDIFRNTISQEFDFIKISAVENQNIQDLKNELSSYVEHLKSEENNVVITNQRHFEALQKSLDAVNKVKEAISFQISTELLAYELRNALEHLGEISGEVTNDEVLGNIFSKFCIGK